A region from the Triticum urartu cultivar G1812 chromosome 1, Tu2.1, whole genome shotgun sequence genome encodes:
- the LOC125543000 gene encoding uncharacterized protein LOC125543000, whose translation MEALRRPDSPDDEPAMSGSVVDSDGGSPPPDEPATEPRYHEIVASRLAQLELPVGSEWELAGLSNIPSREILEALTRKSFHDDESRAALVQYQIQCFLNEETQEGRDRDSQDSAVVVVAEPANDAITKQQHKSDCEKLGARMTEIETYTELDQEETNKFHLKYALYRIKACLLLKGVPVDKIDDAALERKYPPELIVKNDYFFHYVQDGFFGWYFDSELCYKKSLSDYQRLVIFNDGGLEYTRWSRYRAFYSTPDADRDYLQYWETIVKEIKWLEQYLLTNESSIEWARIHSKATFQACRIAAGFQNMTLELAAAGLHEYIWNARMDLMFEKDRDGVFYQIWKRVNDNHQLSFRDALEQVYGENLYSAHDRSMKYELNYGDSNMERVFARCTKGISDSVPEYKARELIAQEIRWTSLCSGTYEQYARKKLKIAELIGLIPKDKIGAA comes from the exons ATGGAGGCTCTCCGCCGCCCGGACTCCCCGGACGACGAGCCTGCTATGTCTGGATCCGTCGTCGATTCCGATGGAGGCTCTCCGCCGCCCGACGAGCCTGCAACAGAGCCAAGGTACCATGAAATTGTTGCCTCGCGCCTCGCCCAATTGGAATTGCCAGTCGGCTCGGAATGGGAGCTCGCCGGTTTGTCAAACATCCCTTCCCGTGAAATCCTGGAAGCCCTTACCCGTAAATCTTTCCATGATGATGAGTCGCGAGCTGCTCTAGTACAATATCAAATCCAGTGTTTCTTGAACGAGGAGACCCAGGAGGGACGAGACAGAGATTCACAAGATTCGGCCGTCGTTGTTGTTGCTGAACCGGCCAATGATGCTATCACGAAGCAGCAACACAAAAGCGACTGTGAAAAGCTAGGGGCCCGCATGACTGAAATTGAGACTTACACCGAACTGGACCAAGAGGAGACCAACAAGTTCCATCTCAAGTATGCGCTTTATCGCATCAAAGCTTGCCTG CTGCTGAAAGGAGTGCCGGTTGACAAGATTGATGATGCTGCGTTGGAACGCAAGTACCCTCCAGAGCTTATCGTCAAGAACGACTACTTCTTTCACTACGTCCAAGATGGCTTCTTTGGTTGGTATTTTGATTCCGAACTCTGTTACAAAAAGTCCTTGAGCGACTACCAGCGGCTAGTCATTTTCAATGAT GGTGGCCTTGAGTATACAAGGTGGAGTAGATACCGAGCATTTTATAGCACCCCTGACGCTGATAGAGATTATCTCCAATACTGGGAAACAATTGTGAAGGAAATTAAA TGGCTTGAACAGTATTTGCTGACAAATGAGTCGTCTATTGAG TGGGCGCGTATACATTCAAAGGCCACATTCCAAGCATGTAGGATCGCAGCTGGGTTTCAGAACATGACTCTGGAACTAGCAGCTGCTGGTTTGCAT GAGTATATATGGAATGCACGCATGGATCTCATGTTTGAGAAAGATCGTGATGGTGTCTTCTATCAGATTTGGAAGCGGGTCAATGATAATCATCAG CTGAGTTTCAGAGATGCTCTTGAGCAAGTTTATGGTGAAAACTTGTATTCAGCACACGACCGCAGTATGAAGTATGAGCTGAATTACGGCGATTCCAACATGGAGCGTGTT TTTGCTCGGTGCACAAAAGGCATTAGTGACAGT GTTCCAGAATATAAAGCCCGTGAGCTGATTGCACAAGAAATTCGTTGGACG AGTTTGTGTTCTGGAACGTATGAGCAGTACGCCAGGAAGAAGCTGAAGATTGCAGAACTGATAGGATTAATTCCCAAGGACAAGATAGGAGCTGCGTAG